In Thermoanaerobacterales bacterium, a genomic segment contains:
- a CDS encoding DUF4405 domain-containing protein, producing the protein MSRTLVNYLVVCLLFLDGLGLAVSGFVRWLILPGGGGGRGGRHAAGAVFVFSRHTWEDIHIWLAVIFMGLAAVHIALHWRWILQVTARLFSGRQC; encoded by the coding sequence ATGTCCCGCACGCTGGTCAATTATCTGGTGGTTTGTCTTCTATTCCTGGACGGCCTGGGGCTGGCGGTTTCGGGGTTTGTCCGGTGGCTGATCCTGCCCGGGGGCGGAGGCGGGCGGGGCGGGAGACACGCCGCGGGGGCGGTCTTCGTTTTCTCCCGTCACACGTGGGAGGACATCCACATTTGGCTGGCCGTGATCTTCATGGGCCTGGCGGCGGTGCACATCGCCCTGCACTGGCGGTGGATCCTGCAGGTGACCGCACGGCTGTTCAGCGGCAGACAGTGCTGA